In Methylomagnum ishizawai, one DNA window encodes the following:
- a CDS encoding phage protein, with protein MSHLSGKNFHIIIGNTAVNVENMTATITDNSTFASTNGVPDGDIDGDVSCEGELEFGLKEFKKLNDQAQTAGSWKDLGAFDIVCSGSFGEQSEKLELFGCKLKISDLVSIDPKAAEKVKRKVPFYVTSPDFVRINGVPYLRKTDTQGL; from the coding sequence ATGAGCCACCTATCCGGCAAGAACTTCCACATCATCATCGGCAACACCGCCGTGAACGTGGAGAACATGACGGCCACTATCACCGACAACAGCACCTTCGCCAGCACCAACGGCGTGCCCGATGGCGATATCGACGGGGATGTGTCGTGCGAGGGCGAACTGGAATTCGGCCTGAAGGAATTCAAGAAGCTGAATGACCAGGCGCAGACCGCCGGTTCCTGGAAAGACCTGGGCGCGTTCGACATCGTGTGTTCGGGCAGCTTCGGGGAACAATCGGAAAAGCTGGAACTGTTCGGCTGCAAGCTGAAGATTTCCGACCTCGTGAGCATCGACCCGAAGGCGGCGGAAAAGGTGAAGCGCAAGGTGCCGTTCTATGTGACCTCGCCCGACTTCGTGCGGATCAACGGCGTGCCGTACCTGCGCAAAACCGACACCCAGGGGCTGTAG
- a CDS encoding putative phage tail assembly chaperone codes for MPETTLSIGAVDFAFTVDHTAINTFLNDTTPADKIGPAFNFVMGCVAPDQKAALKNALTSGGEIKGILALQVAGTLVEEGADTVKVAVKKPKPKPSA; via the coding sequence ATGCCAGAGACAACACTATCCATCGGCGCCGTGGACTTCGCGTTCACCGTGGACCACACCGCCATCAACACTTTCCTGAACGACACCACGCCCGCCGACAAGATCGGCCCCGCGTTCAATTTCGTGATGGGCTGCGTGGCCCCGGATCAAAAAGCGGCGCTCAAAAACGCCTTGACCTCGGGCGGCGAAATCAAGGGCATCCTGGCCTTGCAGGTGGCCGGGACGCTGGTGGAAGAAGGGGCCGATACCGTCAAGGTGGCGGTAAAAAAGCCCAAGCCCAAGCCGAGCGCCTAG
- a CDS encoding DUF6890 family protein gives MVWLARHWLPGREPDPETLGAALWLEQRHWEHMRAAVAAGIDKAFSGK, from the coding sequence TTGGTTTGGCTGGCCCGGCACTGGCTCCCAGGCCGCGAGCCGGACCCCGAGACGCTCGGGGCCGCGCTGTGGCTGGAACAGCGGCACTGGGAACACATGCGGGCGGCGGTGGCGGCGGGTATCGACAAGGCGTTTTCGGGGAAATGA
- a CDS encoding lysozyme: protein MAAKLKKSRLTGGVLAAAVALTGGYEGLRTVAYRDPIGIPTICFGETRGVRMGDRATADQCRILLGSRLREFEAGMVACLDRPESIPDGAYIAALDLTYNIGTGAFCKSTLRRKLNAGDIAGACEEFPRWNKAGGVEWPGLTRRRAEERELCRAGFKGAGA, encoded by the coding sequence ATGGCGGCGAAGCTCAAGAAAAGCCGGTTGACCGGCGGCGTGCTGGCGGCGGCGGTGGCATTGACCGGGGGCTACGAAGGGCTGCGCACCGTGGCCTATCGCGACCCCATTGGTATCCCCACGATCTGTTTTGGCGAGACTCGCGGCGTCCGAATGGGCGACCGTGCGACCGCCGACCAATGCCGGATCCTGCTCGGTTCCCGGCTGCGCGAATTCGAGGCGGGCATGGTGGCATGCCTGGACCGGCCCGAGTCCATCCCGGACGGTGCCTATATCGCGGCGCTAGACCTCACATACAACATCGGGACCGGGGCGTTCTGCAAGTCCACTTTGCGGCGCAAGCTCAATGCCGGTGACATCGCCGGGGCGTGCGAAGAGTTCCCCCGGTGGAACAAGGCCGGGGGCGTGGAATGGCCGGGCTTGACCCGCCGCCGGGCCGAAGAGCGCGAACTGTGCCGCGCTGGGTTCAAGGGGGCGGGGGCATGA
- a CDS encoding lysozyme produces MNAEMRLSANGLDAIMRMETFLSAWGLGKWGHAEIGYGHIKRQGDMVPDRLTKNEAKALLKDDCEIAAKNIRLYVKVALNQHQFDALVSLAFSLGQQKQSFAGCEVAKRLNDGDYAGAARAFGIYINDGLVACEYLIARRRAERALFEGR; encoded by the coding sequence ATGAACGCGGAAATGCGGCTATCGGCGAACGGCCTGGACGCCATCATGCGGATGGAAACCTTCCTGTCGGCCTGGGGGCTGGGCAAGTGGGGGCACGCGGAAATCGGCTACGGCCACATCAAGCGACAGGGGGACATGGTGCCCGACCGCTTGACCAAGAACGAGGCTAAAGCGCTGCTGAAGGACGATTGCGAGATCGCGGCCAAGAACATCCGGCTGTATGTCAAGGTGGCGCTGAATCAGCACCAGTTCGATGCGTTGGTGTCGCTGGCCTTCAGCCTGGGCCAGCAAAAGCAATCCTTCGCCGGGTGCGAAGTCGCCAAGCGCTTGAACGATGGCGATTATGCGGGCGCGGCACGGGCCTTCGGGATTTATATCAATGATGGATTGGTGGCTTGCGAATACCTGATCGCCCGGCGACGGGCCGAGCGGGCGCTATTCGAGGGGCGTTGA